TAAGCGGCTCTGCGCCGTCACAGATTGACTTCGTTGCCGCTCCGTCACACGCCGATGACATGTTTGTAGCGGGCGACTATCTGTACGTTACTGATGACGATTCCCAAGCCGGGCAACAGGGGTTATACGTCTTCCGCTTCGCCGCACCTTGATTGAAGGGGCTGCACGGCTGACCGATCGACGATAATCTTTCCTGGGAAATCACGCCGGTACTGTGATCACGAAAACAGTCTCCCGGACGCAAGCCGCATCCGGCCTTACTGGTCATAACAGCGCTTTAGAGCTATAATTAGACCATTCTGTATTGGCTTGCTACGTGCCATAGCAGAATCCTGCACCGCATCATTGCTGTCTGATCCTGAGGGGTACCAGCATTTCACTAATCCAACAAGGATGAAAATCCTCTTTACCCCCTACTCCGGGGGATCAATCGCACACGTAATTCGCTCGCTGGCCATTGCCGATGAGCTCAAGAGTCGGGGCCACGAGATTCTTTTCACGACCACGACCGTCCGGAAACCGTTCATCAATCAGGCGGGCTACGACGTCTTTGGCGCAGGTCATGCGGAGGTCAACCTTAATGACGAGAAAGACCAGTCAATCGGCTACTTCCGCAAGAATCGAGGCCTGTTTCTGAATTGGTTATCAGACGAGCTAGCCGCTGCAAAGCAGTTTCAACCCGATATCGTCGTGAATTCGCCGAGCTTCTTCGGATCGCTTATTCGTCACAAATATCGCATTCCGTACGTCACGATTCTCAATGCCCAGTGGCTGAACCACTTTCGCGGCCTTCTCGGACTGGGGAAGTCGACTGCGGCGCTTCCCCACGTATTGCTTCGCAATGCCCTCCGGCCGGTGTTCACCAAGCGATTCGAGGAACTCTACCTAGCCGAAATTCGCGAATTCTACAAGACCTTGGACATAGGATATATTCCTTCCAAGCGCGCGGATCTTCATTCGCACAACCCGATTCTCATTCCGAGCGTCTCGGCATTCGAACCGCTGGAGCCGGATACCCGCGACGATGTCCATTTCATCGGACCGCTGTTTTGGCGGGGCTTCGAGGACATGGAATTCGACCGGCGCGGCATGTTTCACGATCCCAAGCGTCCCCTCATCTATGTCTCTCTGGGAGGGTCAATCTTCCGCCGAGATGTTTATCACAACCTGATCAGGCTGTTCATTGGACAGTCGGAATGGAATATCATCATGAGTATCGGGCCGAACTTCCAGCGGACTGACTTTCCCCCTGATACCAACCATTTCAAGCTCTATGAATACGTGCCCGGTCTGCGGGTCGCTCAGCTTGCAGAGCTGGTTGTCAATACGGCCAGCCACGGCACGGTTATGCAGGCTCTCTGGCACGGTAAGCCATTGGTTACTATTCCGCACAATATTGATCAGGGGACGATTGCCGCTCGCGTTCACGAGCTTGGTGTGGGAGTAAACCTCAATGCCGTGAATCTGCTCGATTTCTCGAAGCGCGAAAAGTATTTCCTCAAAGCGACCCAGGTGAAGCCCAAACAGATCATGGCGGCTATCAAGCAAGTCTTGGCGGAACCCCGTTACACCCTCAATGCTCAGAGAATCTCCGGCATATTACGAAAACACGACCGCGCCGCTTCACTCGGCGCCGATTACGTGGAACTATATGCTAAACGTCCCGTTCACTAATGTCTACTGCCCTTGTCAGCCTGATTATTGTCTATAATTTCGTTCTTGTCTACGTTGTCTTTCGGAAGGGACGGAAGGTCAGAAGCACGCTCTATTTCTGGCTTGTCATATTGGCGGCCACTCTCTGGGCGATCACCATTTTGGTCACCGATTTACTCACTGTCAGCAGCCAGATTGTCCTCTGGTCGCGTCTCTCCTTTGCCACATCGGCCTTGGTTGTACTGATGCTCTATTTCTTTTCTCGGTATTTCCCTGATGAAAGACTTGGCAACCGAGCCGCAGCTATCCTCGCCCTTATTGTCACTGCGCTATTCGTAGTCCTGTCTTTGACCGACAAAATCGTTTTGGATTACACGACTGCGGGCACGGTATTCAGTTGGGGACAGCCGGCCTTTCTGATCTTCATGCTTTGTGGCTTCTCGGTATCACTGTATCAAATGTATTGCACCTACCGCCGACTGAAGCATACACCCCACGGGTTCCAGATTCTATATGTCCTGCTCGGCCTTTCGATTTCCATTGGGTTTGCTGGGGGGACCAACCTTGTGCTGCCGCTTCTGCATATTGCCGAAATCCGTTTTCTCGGTCCACTGGCAATGGTCGTCTTCTTGACTCTGACGACCTATGCAATCGTAAAACATCGGCTGATGGACATTCGCCTGGTTCTGCGCAAGTCCTTTATCTATGCCGGTCTTTCCGTCTTCGTATTCGTGGCATACTATGTCACCGTCTGGGTTGATCAGCACTTGTTTGGGGGGCTTCATACGCCCGGCGCTTATATGTCGGCCGTTGTTATCACGCCGCTGTTTCTGGTCGGATTCTCCCTGATTGGCCGCGTTTTGCGGCATATCGCAAACAAGTACTTTTTCACCGGTCTGTATGACTACCAGGGTACTGTGGACCTATTTGCCAGCCGGATATCACAGACTCTCCACCTCCATCAGGTCACATCCCTCATCGTAGAGACGATTCAGGGAGCCATGCGGAACGACAACGCCGC
Above is a genomic segment from Candidatus Zixiibacteriota bacterium containing:
- a CDS encoding glycosyltransferase; amino-acid sequence: MKILFTPYSGGSIAHVIRSLAIADELKSRGHEILFTTTTVRKPFINQAGYDVFGAGHAEVNLNDEKDQSIGYFRKNRGLFLNWLSDELAAAKQFQPDIVVNSPSFFGSLIRHKYRIPYVTILNAQWLNHFRGLLGLGKSTAALPHVLLRNALRPVFTKRFEELYLAEIREFYKTLDIGYIPSKRADLHSHNPILIPSVSAFEPLEPDTRDDVHFIGPLFWRGFEDMEFDRRGMFHDPKRPLIYVSLGGSIFRRDVYHNLIRLFIGQSEWNIIMSIGPNFQRTDFPPDTNHFKLYEYVPGLRVAQLAELVVNTASHGTVMQALWHGKPLVTIPHNIDQGTIAARVHELGVGVNLNAVNLLDFSKREKYFLKATQVKPKQIMAAIKQVLAEPRYTLNAQRISGILRKHDRAASLGADYVELYAKRPVH